One Microvirgula aerodenitrificans DSM 15089 DNA segment encodes these proteins:
- a CDS encoding phosphatase PAP2 family protein, producing the protein MPISNITFSSHRQRDTAFWRLHLLALTLMAAGLFWLWQDARLDFWLASLSYSPAERGFPLKDTFWMREIGHVGLRNFVIAIGVATLAVIVWPRTSPELRTRAGYVLLSMAACTLAISVLKQGSVHHCPWDLVQFGGTAIHLPLFASLPAGQSAGQCFPGGHASAGFALLALPFAARGWRPRWVLPLTLFALLMGGLMSGIQMVRGAHFLSHNLWTLWFCWAICLVVYALYRWRRWM; encoded by the coding sequence ATGCCCATTTCCAACATTACCTTTTCCAGCCATCGACAACGCGACACGGCGTTCTGGCGTCTCCACCTGCTGGCACTGACGCTGATGGCCGCCGGGCTGTTCTGGCTGTGGCAGGATGCCCGACTCGACTTCTGGCTGGCATCACTGTCGTATTCGCCGGCCGAGCGCGGCTTTCCGCTGAAGGACACATTCTGGATGCGCGAGATCGGCCATGTCGGCCTGCGCAATTTCGTCATCGCCATCGGGGTCGCCACCCTGGCGGTCATCGTCTGGCCGCGTACCTCGCCCGAACTGCGCACGCGCGCCGGCTACGTACTGCTCAGCATGGCGGCGTGTACGCTGGCCATCTCGGTACTGAAACAGGGCAGCGTTCACCATTGCCCGTGGGATCTGGTCCAGTTCGGCGGCACGGCGATCCACTTGCCGCTGTTTGCCTCGCTGCCGGCCGGCCAGAGTGCCGGTCAGTGCTTCCCCGGCGGCCACGCGTCAGCCGGGTTCGCACTGCTGGCGCTGCCGTTCGCCGCACGCGGCTGGCGGCCACGCTGGGTACTGCCGCTGACGCTGTTCGCGCTGCTGATGGGCGGACTGATGAGCGGTATCCAGATGGTTCGCGGCGCGCATTTCCTCAGCCACAATCTGTGGACGCTGTGGTTCTGCTGGGCGATCTGTCTCGTCGTCTATGCGCTGTACCGCTGGCGGCGCTGGATGTAA
- the polA gene encoding DNA polymerase I produces MKTLLLIDGSSYLYRAFHAMPDLRSPTGEPTGAVYGMINMLRRLEREVAADYSACIFDAKGRTFRDDLYPEYKANRPSMPTELAAQIAPVHQAVRALGWPLVVKDGVEADDVIGTLAGQAAADGFRVVISTGDKDIAQLVGPGVTLVNTMTDEWLDEAGVLAKFGVPPARIIDFLTLTGDKVDNVPGVDKCGPKTAVKWLEQFGDLDTLMARADEVGGKVGENLRDALPRLPLSRALVTIKTDVELDDAMPHGLDSLARLPVDRAAMTVLCKDLGFRTWLKEYGGDSAPVASVSADATPAAEPAAIVVDDALSQPTDEARYEMVTSDERLDVWLATLDAADVVSFDTETDSLDPMHARIVGVSVAVTPGIAAYIPLAHTAPGVADQLDREHVLGRLKPWLENPERKKLGQNLNFDRHVLANHGIALAGVADDTMLMSYVLASHEKHNMDAMAERELGVKTVKYEDICGKGAKQIGFCEVDLETATRYAAEDADITLRLARVLAAKLDGKRADVYRKIELPTADVLFVMERNGVLIDRAVLARQSQQLGTEMLEIEREVYALAEQPFNLNSPKQLGDILFNKLGIDAKAHGVKKTTTGAWSTDESVLEKLALDYPLPKALLRYRALAKLKSTYTDKLPGMINPDTGRVHTHYAQAAVVTGRLSSSDPNLQNIPVRTEEGRRVREAFVADAGNLIVSADYSQIELRIMAHLSGDEGLVQAFRDGRDIHRATAAEVFGVAPDAVSAEQRRYAKTINFGLIYGMSAFGLAASLEIDRSAAQSFIERYFARYPGVAAYMERTRQTAREQGWVETVFGRRLYLPEIRSSNPGRRQGAERAAINAPMQGTAADLIKLAMINVQNWLRTEKLSSRLIMQVHDELVLEVPAAELELIRTELPRRMAAAAELAVPLVAEVGSGPNWEAAH; encoded by the coding sequence ATGAAAACCCTGCTTCTGATCGACGGCTCTTCCTACCTGTACCGCGCGTTTCATGCGATGCCCGATCTGCGCTCGCCCACAGGCGAACCGACCGGCGCGGTCTACGGCATGATAAACATGCTGAGACGACTGGAGCGTGAAGTCGCAGCCGATTATAGCGCGTGCATATTCGACGCCAAGGGCAGGACTTTCCGCGACGACCTGTATCCCGAGTACAAGGCGAACCGGCCGTCGATGCCGACCGAGCTGGCGGCACAGATCGCACCGGTGCACCAGGCGGTACGCGCGCTGGGCTGGCCGCTGGTGGTCAAGGACGGCGTCGAGGCCGACGACGTGATCGGCACGCTGGCCGGCCAGGCCGCCGCCGACGGCTTCCGCGTGGTGATCTCGACCGGCGACAAGGATATCGCCCAGCTGGTGGGGCCCGGTGTGACGCTGGTCAACACCATGACCGACGAGTGGCTCGACGAAGCCGGCGTGCTGGCCAAGTTCGGCGTGCCGCCGGCGCGGATCATCGACTTCCTGACCCTGACCGGCGACAAGGTCGACAATGTGCCCGGTGTCGACAAGTGCGGGCCGAAGACGGCGGTGAAATGGCTGGAACAGTTCGGCGACCTCGACACGCTGATGGCGCGCGCGGACGAAGTCGGCGGCAAGGTCGGCGAAAACCTGCGCGATGCCCTGCCGCGCCTGCCGCTGTCGCGCGCACTGGTCACCATCAAGACCGACGTCGAACTTGATGACGCGATGCCGCATGGCCTCGACTCGCTGGCGCGCCTGCCGGTCGATCGCGCGGCCATGACCGTACTGTGCAAGGACCTGGGCTTCCGCACCTGGCTGAAGGAATACGGCGGCGACAGCGCGCCGGTGGCCAGTGTCAGTGCCGATGCGACGCCGGCCGCCGAGCCGGCCGCGATCGTGGTCGACGATGCACTGTCGCAGCCGACCGACGAGGCCCGCTACGAAATGGTGACCAGCGACGAACGGCTCGATGTCTGGCTGGCCACACTGGATGCGGCCGACGTGGTGTCGTTCGATACCGAGACCGACAGCCTCGACCCGATGCATGCCCGCATCGTCGGCGTCAGCGTCGCCGTCACCCCCGGCATCGCCGCCTACATTCCGCTCGCGCACACCGCGCCGGGCGTCGCCGACCAGCTCGACCGCGAGCATGTGCTCGGCCGGCTGAAGCCGTGGCTGGAGAACCCGGAACGGAAAAAACTGGGCCAGAATCTCAACTTCGACCGCCACGTGCTGGCCAACCACGGCATTGCGCTGGCCGGCGTCGCCGACGACACCATGCTGATGAGCTATGTGCTCGCCAGCCATGAAAAGCACAATATGGACGCCATGGCCGAGCGCGAACTCGGCGTAAAGACGGTCAAGTACGAGGACATCTGCGGCAAGGGTGCCAAGCAGATCGGCTTCTGTGAAGTCGATCTCGAGACGGCGACCCGTTATGCGGCCGAAGATGCCGACATCACGCTGCGGCTGGCGCGCGTGCTGGCGGCGAAACTCGACGGCAAGCGCGCCGATGTGTACCGCAAGATCGAACTGCCGACCGCCGACGTGCTGTTCGTCATGGAACGCAACGGCGTGCTGATCGACCGTGCGGTGCTGGCACGGCAGAGCCAGCAGCTCGGCACGGAAATGCTGGAGATCGAGCGCGAGGTGTACGCGCTGGCGGAGCAGCCGTTCAATCTGAATTCGCCGAAGCAGCTGGGCGACATCCTGTTCAACAAGCTCGGCATCGACGCCAAGGCCCACGGCGTGAAGAAAACCACCACCGGCGCCTGGAGCACTGACGAATCGGTACTGGAAAAACTGGCGCTCGACTACCCGCTGCCGAAAGCGCTGCTGCGCTATCGCGCGCTGGCCAAGCTGAAGTCGACCTATACCGACAAACTGCCGGGCATGATCAATCCGGATACCGGCCGCGTGCACACCCACTATGCGCAGGCCGCCGTGGTGACCGGTCGCCTGAGCTCCAGCGATCCGAACCTGCAGAACATCCCGGTTCGCACCGAAGAAGGCCGCCGCGTGCGCGAGGCCTTTGTCGCCGATGCCGGCAACCTGATCGTGTCGGCCGACTACTCGCAGATCGAATTGCGCATCATGGCGCACCTGTCCGGCGACGAAGGCCTGGTGCAGGCCTTCCGCGACGGCCGCGACATCCACCGCGCGACGGCGGCCGAAGTGTTTGGCGTGGCGCCGGACGCGGTCAGCGCCGAACAGCGCCGCTATGCAAAAACCATCAACTTCGGCCTGATCTACGGCATGAGCGCCTTTGGCCTGGCCGCCAGCCTGGAAATCGACCGCAGCGCCGCGCAATCGTTTATCGAGCGTTATTTTGCCCGCTACCCGGGAGTGGCGGCCTATATGGAACGCACGCGGCAGACGGCGCGAGAACAGGGCTGGGTGGAAACGGTGTTCGGCCGCCGGCTGTACCTGCCGGAAATCCGCTCGTCGAACCCCGGCCGCCGTCAGGGCGCCGAGCGCGCGGCGATCAATGCGCCGATGCAGGGCACCGCGGCGGACCTGATCAAGCTGGCGATGATCAATGTGCAGAACTGGCTGCGGACGGAAAAACTGTCCAGCCGGCTGATCATGCAGGTACACGATGAACTGGTGCTGGAAGTGCCGGCCGCCGAGCTGGAACTGATCCGCACCGAACTGCCGCGGCGCATGGCCGCCGCCGCCGAACTGGCCGTTCCGCTGGTCGCCGAAGTCGGCAGTGGTCCGAACTGGGAAGCGGCGCACTGA
- a CDS encoding LOG family protein, protein MSLSDKIPAASNRYAVMQKFRSREAWHVLKIMAEFVESAEELQGIEPAVSIFGSARTARDHADYKLTEDIARRLSDAGFGVISGGGPGIMEAANKGAFQGKGPSIGLNIVLPHEQKGNEYQDISLKFNHFFSRKVMFVKHACAYVVMPGGFGTLDELFESLTLVQTGKSRRIPIILVDTSFWRGLVDWFADQLVGRGMINPGDLALITLTDDPAEVVNAIFEHYETRGFSASPEERERMLNL, encoded by the coding sequence ATGAGCTTGTCAGACAAGATCCCGGCGGCGAGCAATCGTTACGCGGTAATGCAAAAATTTCGCTCGCGCGAGGCATGGCATGTACTGAAAATCATGGCGGAATTCGTCGAATCCGCCGAGGAACTGCAGGGTATTGAACCTGCCGTAAGTATTTTCGGCAGCGCGCGGACTGCGCGCGATCATGCGGATTATAAGCTGACGGAGGACATTGCCCGGCGTCTGTCGGACGCGGGCTTCGGCGTGATATCCGGCGGGGGTCCCGGCATCATGGAGGCCGCCAACAAGGGCGCGTTCCAGGGCAAGGGTCCGTCGATCGGACTGAACATCGTGCTGCCGCACGAGCAAAAGGGCAACGAGTATCAGGACATCAGCCTAAAATTCAATCACTTCTTTTCGCGCAAGGTCATGTTCGTCAAGCATGCGTGCGCCTACGTGGTGATGCCGGGCGGCTTCGGCACGCTCGACGAGCTGTTCGAGTCGCTGACGCTGGTGCAGACAGGCAAGAGTCGCCGCATTCCCATCATTCTGGTCGATACGTCGTTCTGGCGCGGGCTGGTCGACTGGTTTGCCGACCAGCTGGTCGGACGCGGCATGATCAATCCCGGCGACCTGGCACTGATCACGCTGACCGACGACCCGGCAGAAGTGGTGAACGCCATTTTCGAGCACTACGAAACGCGGGGCTTCTCGGCATCGCCGGAAGAACGCGAGCGCATGCTCAACCTCTAA
- a CDS encoding homoserine kinase produces MSVYTTVTPEALEPWLARYDIGRLVALKGIAAGVTNTNYFVTTTQGRYVLTLFEALQLDELPFYLNLTHHLSRHGVAVAGPVADRTDQFASMLAGKPACLVHCLPGTDVSAPTPAQCAQVGAMLASMHIAGDTFPMSMPNPRGPHWWSVTAAAVYPFMAPADAALLRDELHLQNSHRYAYLPRGIIHADLFRDNVLFDGEQISGFIDFYYACNDLLLYDLAIAVNDWAMLADGDIDNERARAFIDAYRAVRPLQQAEIEAWPLMLRAAAIRFWVSRLYDLHLPAAGELTYAKDPAAFQHVLERHRQRTDFWL; encoded by the coding sequence ATGTCCGTTTACACCACCGTGACCCCGGAGGCGCTCGAGCCGTGGCTCGCCCGCTACGACATCGGCCGGCTGGTCGCGCTGAAAGGCATCGCCGCCGGCGTCACCAACACCAACTACTTCGTCACCACGACGCAGGGCCGCTACGTGCTGACCCTGTTCGAGGCGTTGCAGCTGGACGAGTTGCCGTTCTACCTGAACCTGACCCACCACCTGTCGCGCCACGGCGTGGCGGTGGCCGGGCCGGTAGCCGACCGTACCGACCAGTTCGCCAGCATGCTGGCCGGCAAGCCGGCCTGTCTGGTCCATTGCCTGCCCGGCACCGATGTCAGCGCCCCGACGCCGGCACAGTGCGCTCAGGTCGGTGCCATGCTCGCCAGCATGCATATCGCCGGCGACACCTTCCCGATGTCGATGCCGAACCCGCGCGGCCCGCACTGGTGGAGCGTGACCGCGGCGGCCGTCTACCCGTTCATGGCTCCCGCCGACGCCGCGCTGCTGCGCGACGAGCTGCATCTGCAGAACAGCCATCGCTATGCGTACCTGCCGCGCGGCATCATCCACGCCGACCTGTTCCGCGACAACGTGCTGTTCGACGGCGAGCAGATTTCCGGCTTTATCGATTTCTACTACGCCTGCAACGACCTGCTGCTGTATGACCTGGCCATCGCGGTCAACGACTGGGCCATGCTGGCGGACGGCGACATCGACAACGAGCGCGCCCGGGCGTTTATCGACGCCTACCGCGCGGTGCGCCCGCTGCAGCAGGCGGAAATCGAGGCCTGGCCGCTGATGCTGCGTGCGGCAGCCATTCGCTTCTGGGTATCGCGGCTGTACGACCTGCACCTGCCTGCCGCAGGCGAACTGACCTACGCCAAGGACCCGGCGGCCTTCCAGCACGTGCTGGAACGGCACCGCCAGCGCACGGACTTCTGGCTGTAA
- a CDS encoding DUF2782 domain-containing protein, translating into MRNSTALAALLAALAAAPALAADAGKPAPNAPPPPQIGVDDGSDAEPDVTIRQEGDKKIEEYRVNGKLYAVKVTPKVGPPYYLVDQKGDGELTPYDVTGRGKLKIPHWVLFTF; encoded by the coding sequence ATGCGCAACTCCACCGCCCTCGCCGCCCTGCTCGCGGCCCTCGCTGCGGCTCCGGCCCTCGCTGCCGACGCCGGCAAGCCCGCTCCCAACGCACCGCCGCCGCCGCAGATCGGCGTTGACGACGGCAGCGACGCCGAGCCGGACGTCACCATCCGTCAGGAAGGCGACAAGAAGATCGAGGAATACCGCGTCAACGGCAAGCTGTATGCGGTCAAGGTGACACCGAAGGTCGGCCCGCCGTACTACCTGGTCGACCAGAAGGGCGACGGCGAGCTGACACCGTACGACGTGACCGGTCGCGGCAAGCTGAAGATCCCGCACTGGGTCCTGTTCACTTTCTGA